The bacterium genome includes the window TGCCACAACCTGGGCGCCCTGTACGCCGAAGAGGGGCGCACCCGCGACGCGATCCGTTTCTTCGAGGCGGCGCTCGAACTCCGCCCGGACGCCGACGGCTATCACAACCTGGGTCTGGTGCATTTTCAGGCGGCGCAATTCGACAAGGCGCTCGAGTGCTTCGAGAAATGCGAGAAATTGGCGCCAGAACATGCAGTCACTAAATATTTTGCAGCATTGTCGCTGCTCCGGAAGGGCGTCTACCGCGAGGCCGTGGCGCGGTTCAGCGCGGCGTTGGCGCTGGACAACCGCCTCGTACGGGCCCATTTCTATGTAGGTGTCGCCATGCACAAGATGGGGCGGCTCGAGGACGCGCTCGCCGCCTTGCTCCGCGCACTGGAAGCCTTTCCCGACGACGGCAAGTTGCATTACCAGCTGGCGTTGACCTATGATGCGCTGGTCATGCCCATGGAGGCGCGGGAGCATTACCGGCTGGCCCGGCGCGAGGCCTGAGAGGTGAACTTGGCACTGCTCTACTTGATCCTGCTCGCAGGGGTTCAGGGGCTGACGGAATTCCTGCCCGTGAGCAGTTCGGGGCATCTGGTCCTCTTGCAGCACTGGACCAGCGCCTTCGACGGCGACGTGTTCCTGGATGTGGTCCTGCACGTGGGGACGCTGCTGGCGGTGCTGGTGGTCTACCGGCACGAGGTGAAGCGCCTGCTGACCTTCGACGCGGCCGCCGTCCAGTACCTGGTGGCGCTGGCGATCGGCACCCTGCCGGCGGTTCTGGCGGGGCTGCTGTTCGAGGATGAGATCGAGGCGCTTTTCGTGAACCCGCGCGCGGCGGCCGTCGCCCTGGTGGTGACGGGTCTGATCCTGTTCTCCACGCGGCGGACGCGCAGCGACGTGCTCCGGCTCCCCGGCGGTTGGCATCCCGTCGCGCCCCCGTTGCACAAGGCGCTGCTGATCGGCTGCGCCCAGGCGCTGGCCATCGTGCCGGGCATCAGCCGCTCCGGCTCGACGATCGCGGCTTCGCTGTGGTTGAGACTGGCCCGCGACGAGGCCGCACGTTTCAGCTTCCTGCTGTCGGGGCCCGCCATCGCCGGCGCCCTGGTGCTGCATCTGCTGCGCGGAGAGACCACCAGCGAGGCCGGGACCCTGTCGATGCTGCTGGGCGCCTGCGTGGCCTTCCTGGTCGGGCTTGTCGCCGTCAGGCTGACGGCGCTCATGGTCGTCCGGCGGCATTTCTGGAAGTTCGCCCTCTACTGCGTGCCGCTGGGCGTGGTCAGCTACATCGTTCTGGGTTGATCAGAGCGCGGCCGGCTCGGACCGCAGGCTCGACAGCAGGCTCGCCACCTCCGCCGGATCGTAGGGCTTGACCACCGTGAACTCGGCGCCGGCGCGACTGGCGGCGGCGGCCGCCGCCGGATCGCCCGTCCGGATCACCGCGACGATGCGCGCGGCGGGCAACACGCCCGCCATCTCCGTGACCAGTGCAGGACCGCCGGCCCCTTCGTGCGTGGTGTCGATGACGACCGCCTCGGGGCGCAGGGACGCGGCCAGCGCAAGGGCTTCATCGCGCGATCCGGCCTCGGCCACACGGGAGAGGCCGTTCTGCATCAGCAGGTCGCGCAGCACGTAACGCATGAACCCGGTGTCGTCCACGATCAGGATGCTCAGCTGCACGATGTGATCCTTCCTGTCTGCGGTGGCCATGACCGGGATCCGGCCCGTCGGGTCGCGGTCGAATCGCCATGGCCGGGACGCTCGTGTGCCGGCAAGACGGCGCGCCCGGTATCCACCGACCATCCATCGGTCGTATCGGGCAAGGCTTGAACGTCATGCTCCGGATTGGCGGGAGAGTGCCATGGGGGCGCGTCGGCCCAGACTGTCGCCATCCTGTGATGTCCCCGTGCAGATCTCTTGACAACTTGACGGAGCCCGCCGGGCATTCCTTGACATAATGTCAAGACCAGGGCCCGATCCTCATTTCCGATCGATCCCCACCCCGGCCAACAGAAATGCAAACAACAATGATCCAACATGTTACAAGAACAGGAGATGTATCGTCTCGAATGACCGGGAATGGTACGGATATTGTAGAGGAGCGCGCAGAAAAGAAAGAAAAAGCGACAGCGAGGTAGGAAAGATGGCAGTCAGGACCGGAAAAACCCCCAGGAATCGCAGCACCGCCGCCAAGGCAAAGCCGCGCCGCGAGAGCGCGCGCCTCATGACGAACCTCGACCTCTACTTCCAGGAGGTCAAGGCGTTTCCGCTGCTGACGCGCGAAGAGGAATGCGAACTGGCACGCGGCATCCGCAGCAACGATGGCAGCTCCCTGCACCGTCTCGTC containing:
- a CDS encoding tetratricopeptide repeat protein — protein: MPNHEETTSDRALPPAAAQQRFDAGRRSERDADLDGALAAYRDALALSPGKADWCYRLGCVHRKLGCYREAAAAFRQAIEQGGESGPYLNNLGTVLDALGERAEAMQMFHRAIAADGDNAEACHNLGALYAEEGRTRDAIRFFEAALELRPDADGYHNLGLVHFQAAQFDKALECFEKCEKLAPEHAVTKYFAALSLLRKGVYREAVARFSAALALDNRLVRAHFYVGVAMHKMGRLEDALAALLRALEAFPDDGKLHYQLALTYDALVMPMEAREHYRLARREA
- a CDS encoding undecaprenyl-diphosphate phosphatase, which encodes MALLYLILLAGVQGLTEFLPVSSSGHLVLLQHWTSAFDGDVFLDVVLHVGTLLAVLVVYRHEVKRLLTFDAAAVQYLVALAIGTLPAVLAGLLFEDEIEALFVNPRAAAVALVVTGLILFSTRRTRSDVLRLPGGWHPVAPPLHKALLIGCAQALAIVPGISRSGSTIAASLWLRLARDEAARFSFLLSGPAIAGALVLHLLRGETTSEAGTLSMLLGACVAFLVGLVAVRLTALMVVRRHFWKFALYCVPLGVVSYIVLG
- a CDS encoding response regulator — translated: MATADRKDHIVQLSILIVDDTGFMRYVLRDLLMQNGLSRVAEAGSRDEALALAASLRPEAVVIDTTHEGAGGPALVTEMAGVLPAARIVAVIRTGDPAAAAAASRAGAEFTVVKPYDPAEVASLLSSLRSEPAAL